A single window of Ferrimonas balearica DSM 9799 DNA harbors:
- a CDS encoding molybdopterin-dependent oxidoreductase, whose protein sequence is MKLTRTVPTKASTSDKESLGLNRRQFLKNAGVTAGGIAAASMLGSGMVRKAEAAESVGGGDVKTVKTICSHCSVGCGLYAKVQNGIWVDQEPAFDHPINRGGHCAKGASVIHHTHSEKRVKYPMKLSGGKWTKLSWDQAVNEIGDLMLKIREESGPDSIYFMGSAKTNNEQSYLYRKFAAMWGTNNVDHSARICHSTTVAGVANTWGYGAMTNSYNDMHNSKSMIFIGSNAAEAHPVAMQHILTAKERGSKMIVVDPRFTRTAAHADEYVHIRPGTDIPFVYGLLWHIFENGWEDKDFISRRVWGLDAIREEVKNYPPDEVENICSAGEKQVYRVAKMLADNRPGTIVWCMGGTQHTIGNANTRAYCILQLALGNMGVSGGGANIFRGHDNVQGATDFGLLFDNLPGYYGLSEGAWQHWSRVWELDYEWVKARFDQGTYLGKQPMTSAGIPCSRWHDGVMEDTAKLGQKDNVRLAFFLGQSVNTETRGREVREALNKMDAVVVVDPYPTMAGVMSTRTDGVFLLPAATQFETYGSVSNSNRSLQWRSQVVEPMFESKPDHEIMYLFAKKLGFADQMFKNIEVQGSVPLIEDITREYNRGMWTVGYTGQSPERLKQHQENWGTFEWEDLQAKGGPCKGETYGLPWPCWGTPELKHPGTHILYDTSKHVMEGGGNFRARFGVEYEGENLLADDPGSAGNDIGEGFPEFTAEMLKQLGWWDELTAEEKVAAEGRNWKTDLSGGIQRVAMKHGCIPYGNARARCRVWTFPDEVPIHREPLYSPRRDLMVKYPSYEDRQVARLPTLYRSIQEKVMAEDLDKKFPMVVTSGRLVEYEGGGEETRSNPWLAELQQTMFVEINPADAADRGIQDGDAVVLHSPEGPKLYIHALVTQRVIPGECFMPYHFAGIFEGESLVPQYPDGTVPYVQGESANTALTYGYDIVTQMQETKVSLCQITKA, encoded by the coding sequence ATGAAGCTCACACGTACAGTACCAACCAAAGCATCCACTTCCGATAAGGAGTCGCTTGGACTCAATCGTCGTCAATTCCTGAAAAATGCCGGTGTCACGGCGGGTGGCATCGCCGCCGCCTCCATGCTCGGCAGTGGAATGGTGCGAAAGGCTGAGGCGGCCGAATCGGTGGGTGGCGGTGACGTCAAGACGGTGAAAACCATCTGCTCTCACTGTTCCGTTGGCTGCGGTCTTTACGCCAAGGTGCAGAATGGGATCTGGGTAGACCAGGAACCGGCGTTCGATCACCCCATCAACCGTGGTGGCCATTGCGCCAAGGGCGCTTCGGTGATTCACCACACTCACAGTGAAAAGCGGGTGAAGTACCCGATGAAGCTGAGCGGTGGTAAGTGGACCAAGCTGTCCTGGGATCAGGCGGTCAACGAGATTGGCGACCTGATGCTGAAGATCCGCGAAGAGTCTGGCCCCGATTCCATCTACTTTATGGGCTCGGCCAAGACCAACAACGAGCAATCTTATCTCTACCGCAAATTCGCGGCGATGTGGGGCACCAACAATGTCGACCACTCCGCCCGGATCTGTCACTCCACCACGGTAGCCGGTGTGGCCAACACCTGGGGCTACGGTGCCATGACCAACTCTTACAACGACATGCACAACAGTAAGAGCATGATCTTCATCGGCTCCAACGCCGCTGAAGCGCACCCGGTGGCAATGCAGCACATTCTTACCGCCAAAGAGCGCGGCTCCAAGATGATCGTGGTCGATCCCCGCTTCACCCGTACTGCGGCGCACGCCGACGAGTACGTGCATATCCGACCCGGTACCGACATCCCGTTCGTCTATGGCCTGCTCTGGCACATCTTTGAGAATGGCTGGGAAGACAAAGACTTTATCTCCCGTCGCGTTTGGGGTTTGGACGCCATCCGCGAAGAGGTGAAGAACTACCCGCCGGATGAAGTGGAAAACATCTGCAGCGCCGGCGAGAAACAGGTCTACCGTGTGGCCAAGATGCTGGCGGACAACCGTCCCGGCACCATCGTCTGGTGTATGGGCGGCACCCAGCACACCATCGGTAACGCCAACACCCGGGCTTACTGCATCCTGCAGCTGGCGCTGGGCAACATGGGCGTGTCCGGTGGCGGTGCCAACATCTTCCGTGGCCACGACAACGTGCAGGGCGCCACCGACTTCGGTCTGTTGTTCGACAACCTGCCCGGTTACTACGGCCTGTCCGAAGGGGCCTGGCAGCACTGGTCCCGGGTGTGGGAACTGGATTACGAGTGGGTCAAAGCCCGCTTTGACCAGGGCACCTATCTGGGCAAACAGCCGATGACCTCTGCGGGTATTCCCTGCTCCCGTTGGCATGACGGGGTGATGGAAGACACCGCCAAACTGGGTCAGAAGGACAACGTTCGCCTGGCCTTCTTCCTCGGCCAGTCGGTGAACACCGAAACCCGTGGCCGCGAAGTGCGTGAAGCCCTGAACAAGATGGACGCGGTGGTGGTGGTTGACCCCTATCCGACCATGGCCGGGGTGATGAGCACCCGCACCGATGGCGTCTTCCTGCTGCCGGCAGCCACCCAGTTCGAAACCTACGGGTCGGTCTCCAACTCCAACCGCTCGCTGCAGTGGCGCAGCCAGGTGGTGGAGCCGATGTTCGAGTCCAAGCCGGACCACGAGATCATGTACCTGTTCGCCAAGAAGCTGGGCTTTGCCGACCAGATGTTCAAGAACATCGAGGTGCAGGGCAGCGTGCCGCTGATTGAGGACATCACCCGCGAATACAACCGCGGCATGTGGACCGTGGGCTACACCGGCCAGTCGCCGGAACGCCTCAAGCAGCACCAGGAAAACTGGGGCACCTTCGAGTGGGAAGATCTGCAAGCCAAAGGCGGCCCGTGCAAGGGCGAAACCTACGGCCTGCCGTGGCCCTGCTGGGGCACCCCGGAGCTGAAGCACCCGGGCACTCACATTCTGTACGACACCTCCAAACATGTGATGGAGGGGGGCGGTAACTTCCGTGCCCGCTTCGGTGTGGAGTACGAAGGTGAAAACCTGTTGGCCGATGATCCCGGCTCCGCCGGTAACGACATCGGTGAGGGCTTCCCGGAGTTCACCGCCGAGATGCTGAAGCAGCTGGGGTGGTGGGATGAACTGACCGCCGAAGAGAAGGTGGCAGCCGAAGGCCGCAACTGGAAGACCGACCTGTCCGGCGGCATCCAGCGGGTGGCGATGAAGCATGGCTGTATCCCTTACGGCAATGCGCGGGCCCGTTGTCGGGTCTGGACCTTCCCGGATGAAGTGCCGATTCACCGCGAACCGCTCTATTCACCGCGCCGCGATCTGATGGTCAAGTACCCGAGTTACGAAGACCGCCAGGTAGCGCGACTGCCGACCCTCTACCGCTCCATTCAGGAGAAGGTGATGGCCGAGGATCTGGACAAGAAGTTCCCCATGGTGGTGACGTCCGGACGCCTGGTGGAATACGAAGGGGGCGGCGAGGAGACCCGTTCCAACCCGTGGCTGGCCGAGTTGCAGCAAACCATGTTTGTTGAGATCAACCCGGCGGATGCGGCGGACCGGGGCATCCAGGACGGTGATGCCGTTGTGCTGCACTCACCGGAAGGGCCGAAACTCTATATCCACGCATTGGTGACACAGCGGGTGATCCCGGGCGAATGCTTTATGCCCTATCACTTCGCGGGGATTTTCGAGGGCGAATCGCTGGTGCCCCAGTATCCCGACGGCACGGTGCCATACGTTCAGGGGGAATCGGCCAACACGGCCCTGACCTACGGCTATGACATCGTTACCCAGATGCAGGAGACCAAAGTGTCGCTCTGCCAGATCACCAAGGCTTAA
- a CDS encoding twin-arginine translocation signal domain-containing protein: MNDRQTRLDRRRALKALGLGAGAVALSSGTVQAKATPAEATPDTKPSGYRESPHVLAYYATLRK, from the coding sequence ATGAACGATCGGCAAACCCGATTGGACCGCCGCCGCGCTCTCAAGGCCCTGGGCCTTGGGGCGGGCGCTGTTGCCCTCTCAAGCGGTACGGTTCAGGCTAAAGCAACCCCGGCTGAAGCCACTCCCGACACGAAGCCGTCCGGCTATCGTGAATCCCCCCATGTCCTGGCCTACTACGCCACGTTGCGTAAATAA
- a CDS encoding TorD/DmsD family molecular chaperone: protein MTEQQTTRVVSEHQQLRADIYQLLSALLRQVPNPELMQFLANLELDEDNDSDMGKAWHGLKLAAQTHLDSQLDDEFFNLFIGLGHGEVIPYISWYLTGSLMDQPLALLRQDLTRLGFAREENVKEPEDHLSALCEVMAFLLLEGRQQDQIPFWQKHLAPWVDQFFTDLAAAKHASFYVAVAALGQAFFAAEKVEFGNLILDVQVEQAG, encoded by the coding sequence ATGACTGAACAACAAACCACTCGGGTCGTATCTGAACACCAGCAACTTCGCGCGGACATCTACCAGTTGCTGTCAGCCCTGCTGCGCCAGGTGCCGAATCCGGAGCTGATGCAGTTCCTGGCCAATCTGGAGTTGGACGAGGACAACGACAGCGACATGGGCAAGGCCTGGCATGGCCTGAAACTGGCGGCCCAGACCCATCTGGACAGCCAGCTGGACGACGAGTTTTTCAACCTCTTCATCGGCCTGGGTCACGGCGAAGTGATCCCGTACATCAGCTGGTACCTGACCGGTTCCCTGATGGACCAGCCGCTGGCCCTGCTGCGTCAGGACCTGACCCGACTGGGCTTTGCCCGTGAAGAGAACGTGAAAGAGCCTGAGGACCATCTGTCTGCCCTGTGCGAGGTGATGGCGTTTCTGTTGCTGGAAGGCCGGCAGCAGGACCAGATCCCGTTCTGGCAGAAACATTTGGCCCCTTGGGTAGACCAGTTCTTTACCGATCTGGCTGCGGCCAAGCACGCTTCGTTCTATGTCGCGGTAGCGGCACTGGGCCAGGCGTTCTTCGCTGCGGAGAAGGTGGAGTTTGGCAACCTGATCCTGGATGTACAGGTAGAACAGGCCGGCTAA
- a CDS encoding 4Fe-4S binding protein has product MSNSQIPVMDPAREQSLAQVTMLENLIPQTVSYNTAGHLLIIGPEDLIRLAAAELDGMASRTLVATEAVTSQDEAHLDKVMAAAEATESLPAYFSRTVSLKGFLGQFQAFIKVDGVEQELAPGAVRRPHYDLVLDLGQQPVLNLELLPPGYFHVGDDADKLAAALAQLPQLIGQFDKPRYVKVNYDICAHHSSGIDGCTRCLNVCPADAIESVDHKITVDPHLCHGAGSCTAACPTGALSYDQPTPAILKDYVKRLLTRYLELSDQRPAVVLHDDSAGEAALSALRQLPGGVLPVALEEVAVAGIDSWLATLAWGARQVLVLTTEQTPETLLTLVRSEHDLVTTLLQAVGEPADRVRLISTAELDQLDAILAESAAFAELPIAAFGKDLAKRDTLFNALDHINGASAGSTEVLDLPRVPYGTVSVDVDKCTLCMSCAALCPSRALMDGGDSPALKFTEQACVQCGLCERACPEKAITLTSRIQLDREARQTEQVLKEEEPFECVTCGKPFATKAVIEKMTTALAGHSAFAGDALNRLKMCEDCRVKDMFTDILNDPEKQLRV; this is encoded by the coding sequence GTGAGCAATAGCCAAATCCCGGTGATGGATCCGGCCCGTGAGCAGAGCCTGGCCCAAGTCACCATGCTGGAGAACCTGATCCCGCAGACGGTCTCCTACAATACCGCCGGCCACCTGTTGATCATCGGGCCGGAAGATTTGATCCGTCTGGCCGCCGCTGAACTGGACGGCATGGCCAGCCGCACTCTGGTGGCCACCGAAGCGGTGACCAGCCAGGACGAAGCCCACCTGGACAAGGTGATGGCTGCCGCCGAAGCCACCGAATCCCTGCCCGCCTACTTCAGCCGTACTGTGTCGCTGAAAGGGTTCCTGGGTCAGTTCCAGGCCTTTATCAAGGTTGATGGCGTTGAGCAGGAACTGGCGCCGGGTGCGGTTCGTCGCCCCCATTACGACCTGGTGCTCGACCTCGGCCAACAGCCGGTCCTGAACCTGGAGCTGCTGCCGCCCGGTTACTTCCACGTGGGTGACGATGCCGACAAGCTGGCCGCGGCCCTGGCGCAACTGCCGCAGCTGATTGGCCAGTTCGACAAGCCGCGCTACGTCAAAGTGAACTACGACATCTGTGCCCACCACTCCAGTGGCATTGATGGCTGCACCCGCTGTCTGAACGTCTGCCCGGCCGACGCCATCGAGAGTGTCGACCACAAGATCACCGTTGATCCGCACCTGTGCCACGGTGCCGGCAGCTGCACCGCCGCCTGCCCGACCGGTGCACTGAGCTACGACCAGCCCACCCCGGCGATCCTCAAGGATTACGTTAAGCGTCTGCTGACCCGCTACCTGGAGCTGTCTGACCAGCGCCCGGCGGTGGTGCTGCACGACGACAGCGCCGGTGAGGCTGCCCTCTCCGCCCTGCGCCAGCTGCCTGGTGGCGTGCTGCCGGTGGCGCTGGAAGAGGTGGCGGTAGCGGGCATCGACAGCTGGCTGGCCACCCTGGCCTGGGGCGCCCGTCAGGTGCTGGTGCTGACCACCGAACAAACCCCGGAAACTCTGCTGACCCTGGTACGCAGTGAGCACGATCTGGTGACCACCCTGCTGCAGGCAGTGGGTGAGCCGGCCGACCGTGTGCGCCTGATCAGCACCGCGGAGCTGGACCAGCTGGACGCCATCCTGGCCGAAAGCGCCGCCTTTGCTGAGCTGCCGATTGCTGCTTTCGGCAAAGACCTGGCCAAACGGGACACCCTGTTTAACGCTCTGGACCACATCAACGGCGCCAGCGCAGGCAGCACCGAGGTGCTGGACCTGCCGCGCGTTCCGTATGGCACCGTCAGCGTCGACGTCGACAAGTGCACCCTGTGCATGAGCTGCGCCGCGCTGTGCCCGAGCCGTGCCCTGATGGACGGTGGCGACAGCCCGGCCCTGAAGTTCACCGAGCAAGCCTGTGTGCAGTGCGGCCTGTGTGAGCGCGCCTGTCCGGAGAAAGCGATTACCCTGACCTCCCGCATCCAGCTCGACCGCGAAGCGCGTCAAACCGAGCAGGTGCTGAAGGAGGAGGAACCGTTCGAGTGTGTGACCTGCGGTAAGCCGTTCGCCACCAAAGCGGTGATTGAGAAGATGACCACCGCGCTGGCGGGCCACAGTGCCTTTGCTGGTGACGCGCTGAATCGTCTGAAAATGTGCGAAGACTGTCGGGTGAAAGACATGTTCACCGACATTCTGAACGATCCCGAAAAGCAACTCCGGGTCTAA
- a CDS encoding DUF3306 domain-containing protein, translating into MSFLSRWQQRKAEVAKEAEEAELVRDTVEPVDDAEPTAEAAAPVEGQTEAQVEAAAEEAAEAEALPDPTSIEQGGSFADYLKPGVDPTQRKEALRALWKQPQYNIRDGLCEYDLDYAAQPKLTAAVAAEVAKKVFRHVTEAVEQVDEAVAQQETKLEAADSERAEGVELAQAESAQTPSELPNVREDIGQNDPQEGGETESTRSQA; encoded by the coding sequence ATGAGCTTTCTGTCCCGCTGGCAACAGCGTAAGGCCGAGGTCGCCAAGGAGGCCGAAGAGGCCGAACTGGTCCGCGACACGGTTGAGCCAGTCGATGATGCTGAGCCCACTGCCGAGGCGGCTGCCCCGGTTGAGGGGCAAACCGAAGCCCAGGTGGAGGCCGCTGCCGAAGAGGCTGCTGAGGCCGAGGCATTGCCGGACCCCACCAGCATTGAGCAGGGCGGCAGCTTTGCCGACTACCTCAAGCCCGGGGTTGACCCGACTCAACGCAAAGAGGCGCTGCGCGCGCTGTGGAAACAGCCGCAGTACAACATCCGCGATGGCCTTTGCGAATACGACCTCGACTACGCCGCCCAGCCCAAACTGACCGCTGCAGTGGCGGCGGAAGTGGCCAAGAAGGTATTCCGCCACGTGACCGAAGCGGTGGAGCAGGTGGATGAGGCCGTGGCGCAGCAAGAGACCAAGCTGGAGGCGGCCGATTCCGAGCGCGCCGAGGGCGTGGAACTGGCCCAGGCTGAGTCGGCGCAAACGCCGTCAGAATTACCCAATGTCCGTGAGGATATTGGACAAAATGACCCGCAAGAAGGCGGGGAAACCGAAAGCACTCGGAGTCAGGCGTAA
- a CDS encoding DUF3305 domain-containing protein — protein sequence MQHSESIWPLYVTLKAKQVTVGRWTQTNYEVDSLLPASGEKPEGAHLVAIELFLDERANYRLNLDLDNPKLFIICDDKGDGVPVPMSVTANQNIAAGALEGDTPVLTCAIPEAIGCWIESFITRHGEAPIQAHRRKHIDVRGEVKARGEGA from the coding sequence ATGCAACACAGCGAATCGATCTGGCCTTTATACGTCACCCTGAAAGCCAAACAGGTGACCGTCGGCCGCTGGACTCAGACCAACTACGAGGTTGATAGCCTGCTGCCGGCTTCCGGTGAAAAGCCGGAGGGGGCACATCTGGTGGCGATTGAACTGTTCCTGGATGAGCGCGCCAACTACCGCCTGAACCTGGACCTGGACAATCCCAAGCTGTTCATCATCTGTGATGACAAGGGCGATGGGGTGCCGGTGCCGATGTCGGTGACCGCCAACCAGAACATCGCCGCGGGTGCGCTGGAGGGTGACACTCCGGTGCTGACCTGCGCCATTCCGGAAGCGATCGGCTGCTGGATTGAGTCCTTTATCACCCGTCACGGCGAAGCGCCGATCCAGGCTCATCGCCGCAAGCACATCGACGTCCGCGGTGAAGTGAAAGCCCGTGGGGAGGGTGCCTGA
- a CDS encoding formate dehydrogenase accessory sulfurtransferase FdhD, whose translation MTTTVKRPRLTRTHAEAPLTIAVTAVDEKGQIQEKQIACERPLTLYLNWQPIVTLMTLGARPEALALGYLKNQGFISDIERVESVIVDWEVNSAAVITKEDVSHVEKKLEEKTVTSGCGQGTVFGSFTAGIDDIRLPTPSLTQSGIYALLKNLSQYNDTYKNAGAVHGCGICEGDRILSFVEDVGRHNAVDTLAGEMWLEGIDGGDKIFYTTGRLTSEMVIKVAKMGIPVLLSRSGVTEMGLSLATQLGITMIARAKGRHFLVYHGAETIEFDGAEA comes from the coding sequence ATGACCACGACCGTGAAACGCCCCCGCCTCACCCGCACCCATGCGGAAGCGCCCCTGACCATTGCGGTGACCGCGGTGGACGAAAAGGGACAGATCCAGGAAAAGCAGATCGCCTGCGAGCGACCGCTGACCCTTTACCTTAACTGGCAACCCATCGTCACCCTGATGACCCTGGGCGCCCGGCCGGAAGCGCTGGCTCTGGGTTACCTGAAAAACCAGGGCTTTATCAGCGACATCGAACGGGTGGAGTCGGTCATCGTCGATTGGGAGGTCAACTCCGCGGCGGTGATCACCAAGGAGGACGTCAGCCATGTCGAGAAAAAGCTGGAGGAGAAAACCGTCACCAGTGGCTGCGGCCAGGGCACGGTCTTCGGCAGCTTTACCGCCGGCATCGACGACATCCGGTTGCCCACACCGTCGCTGACCCAGAGTGGCATCTACGCTCTGCTCAAAAACCTCAGCCAGTACAACGACACCTACAAGAATGCCGGTGCCGTACACGGTTGTGGCATCTGCGAAGGTGACCGCATCCTCAGCTTCGTTGAGGACGTGGGCCGCCACAACGCAGTCGATACCCTGGCCGGTGAGATGTGGCTGGAGGGGATCGACGGTGGCGACAAGATCTTCTACACCACCGGCCGACTGACCTCGGAGATGGTGATCAAAGTGGCCAAGATGGGCATTCCCGTGCTGCTGTCCCGCTCCGGCGTGACCGAAATGGGCCTGAGCCTGGCCACCCAACTGGGCATCACCATGATTGCCCGCGCCAAAGGACGGCACTTCCTGGTTTACCACGGCGCCGAAACCATCGAATTTGACGGAGCCGAGGCATGA
- a CDS encoding helix-turn-helix transcriptional regulator: MTQSTDNLFMNAKQVADYLDLNEKKVYAMANERQLPGTKITGKWLFPKTLIDRWVMESCHSGMLSDRLIITGSDDPLLHWVVGRVSQRIGSSGLVNYSATSSGLGLSLLAQGLADICCLHWGNESERDLRHPALLKRHALHKQWVMVHAASREFGLLMRNEHLHLGQDVEQALSLRYRWLTRQEGAGARYHFDNWLAERGMAGTDLNIVGTAFSERELAASVARGEADFGFGCHGIAGEMGLAFVPLGRESFDLVMPQGVYFRQHLQQLFSVMQSPDTLSQAQRLGGYDLTDSGKLIWSPV, from the coding sequence ATGACCCAGAGCACTGATAACCTGTTTATGAACGCCAAGCAGGTGGCGGACTACCTCGATCTCAACGAGAAGAAGGTGTACGCCATGGCCAACGAGCGCCAGTTGCCGGGCACCAAGATCACCGGCAAATGGCTGTTCCCCAAAACCCTGATCGACCGCTGGGTGATGGAGTCCTGCCACAGCGGCATGCTGTCTGACCGCCTGATCATCACCGGTTCCGATGACCCTCTGCTGCACTGGGTGGTGGGCCGGGTCAGCCAACGCATCGGCAGCAGCGGCCTGGTGAACTACTCCGCCACCAGCTCCGGCCTCGGCCTCTCCCTGCTGGCCCAGGGTCTGGCAGACATCTGCTGCCTGCACTGGGGCAATGAATCCGAGCGTGACCTGCGCCACCCGGCGCTGCTCAAGCGCCATGCCCTGCACAAGCAGTGGGTCATGGTGCACGCCGCCAGCCGCGAGTTTGGCCTGCTGATGCGTAACGAACACCTGCACCTGGGTCAGGATGTCGAGCAGGCACTGTCTCTGCGCTACCGCTGGCTGACCCGCCAGGAGGGCGCCGGTGCCCGTTACCACTTCGACAACTGGCTGGCCGAGCGCGGCATGGCGGGCACCGACCTCAATATCGTCGGCACCGCCTTCAGTGAGCGCGAACTGGCCGCCTCGGTGGCCCGCGGTGAAGCGGACTTCGGCTTCGGTTGCCACGGCATCGCCGGCGAGATGGGACTGGCGTTTGTGCCTCTGGGTCGCGAATCGTTCGATCTGGTGATGCCCCAGGGCGTCTACTTCCGCCAGCACCTGCAGCAGCTGTTCTCGGTGATGCAGAGTCCGGACACCCTGTCTCAGGCCCAGCGCCTTGGCGGCTATGACCTGACCGACAGCGGCAAGTTGATCTGGAGTCCGGTCTGA